The Microbulbifer hydrolyticus genome has a segment encoding these proteins:
- a CDS encoding TRAP transporter small permease subunit, producing the protein MKYPPQSLLLGTAARLDRFASLSGRMLGWLTLAMVLIQSLIVALRYGFDGGSLALQDTVTYLHGAAFMLGLAYALQAGAHVRVDVFYRTMSARGKAWVDAVGCLVFLLPICAFIAVGSWQFAANSWTVLESSASADGLGGVYLLKSLIPLAAATLALQGVSQFTRALNTLMQVESRSATAEPSKAPDTAAAEQTSGKPHPLVREAAGEASA; encoded by the coding sequence ATGAAGTACCCCCCGCAATCACTTCTACTGGGCACCGCCGCGCGGTTGGACCGCTTTGCCAGCCTTAGCGGCCGCATGCTGGGCTGGCTCACCCTGGCCATGGTGCTCATCCAGAGCCTGATCGTGGCCCTGCGCTATGGGTTTGATGGTGGCTCGCTGGCCCTGCAGGATACTGTCACCTACCTGCACGGCGCCGCGTTTATGCTCGGCCTCGCCTACGCGCTGCAGGCCGGCGCCCACGTGCGGGTGGACGTCTTCTACCGCACCATGTCTGCCCGCGGCAAGGCCTGGGTCGACGCGGTGGGCTGCCTTGTTTTCCTGCTGCCGATTTGCGCGTTCATTGCCGTGGGCAGCTGGCAGTTTGCCGCCAATAGCTGGACGGTACTGGAATCGAGCGCCAGTGCTGACGGCCTGGGCGGTGTCTATCTGCTGAAAAGCCTGATCCCCCTGGCCGCGGCAACGCTGGCGCTGCAAGGTGTCTCGCAGTTCACCCGTGCGCTTAACACCCTGATGCAGGTCGAATCCCGTTCCGCTACCGCCGAGCCCAGCAAGGCCCCGGATACCGCGGCAGCAGAACAGACTTCCGGCAAACCCCACCCGCTGGTGCGCGAAGCCGCCGGGGAGGCCAGCGCATGA
- a CDS encoding PstS family phosphate ABC transporter substrate-binding protein, with translation MNNRSASKTVLASALAALTIAASSAALAARDHISIVGSSTVYPFTTVVAERFSRATQFKTPVVESTGTGGGMKLFCQGVGENTADITGASRRIKQSELEMCNENGVDVVEVQIGFDGIVLANAKSDQRFELTRKDLFLALAKDVPNPDGSETLVANPYKTWKDVNPALPAHEIEVLGPPPTSGTRDAFAELAMEGGCKKFDWIAAKKSSDKNAFKAICHNIREDGAYIEAGENDNLIVNKLAANPNALGIFGFSFLDQNADKVQGSLIEGQEPTFDSIADQKYPVSRPLFIYVKKAHVDVVPGIKQFLAEFTNNRAWGEEGYLADKGMIPLPNAQRQQVANNVRKLNALTNLAAK, from the coding sequence ATGAACAACCGTTCTGCGAGCAAAACTGTTCTGGCCTCAGCGCTGGCAGCCCTGACCATTGCTGCGTCCAGCGCGGCACTGGCCGCACGCGACCATATCAGCATTGTCGGCTCTTCCACCGTTTACCCGTTTACCACTGTGGTAGCGGAGCGCTTCAGCCGCGCGACCCAGTTCAAGACCCCGGTTGTGGAATCCACCGGCACCGGCGGTGGCATGAAGCTGTTCTGCCAGGGCGTGGGTGAGAATACGGCGGACATCACCGGTGCCTCCCGCCGTATCAAGCAGTCCGAGCTGGAAATGTGTAATGAAAACGGCGTTGACGTGGTGGAAGTCCAGATTGGCTTTGACGGTATCGTACTTGCCAACGCGAAGAGCGATCAGCGCTTTGAGCTGACGCGCAAGGATCTGTTTCTGGCGCTGGCGAAAGACGTGCCCAACCCGGATGGCTCTGAGACACTGGTTGCAAACCCGTACAAGACCTGGAAAGACGTGAACCCGGCGCTCCCTGCACACGAGATCGAAGTGCTGGGCCCGCCCCCGACTTCCGGTACCCGCGACGCCTTTGCCGAGCTGGCGATGGAAGGTGGCTGCAAGAAGTTCGACTGGATCGCGGCCAAGAAGAGCAGTGACAAGAATGCCTTCAAAGCCATCTGCCACAACATCCGTGAAGATGGTGCCTATATCGAAGCTGGTGAGAACGACAACCTGATTGTGAACAAGCTCGCGGCCAACCCGAATGCCCTCGGCATCTTCGGTTTCAGTTTCCTCGACCAGAATGCCGACAAAGTGCAGGGCTCACTGATTGAAGGCCAGGAGCCGACGTTCGACTCCATTGCGGATCAGAAATACCCGGTTTCCCGTCCGCTGTTCATCTATGTGAAAAAAGCGCATGTGGATGTGGTGCCCGGTATCAAGCAGTTCCTGGCGGAGTTCACCAACAACCGGGCCTGGGGCGAAGAAGGTTACCTGGCCGACAAAGGCATGATCCCGCTGCCCAATGCCCAGCGTCAGCAGGTCGCCAACAACGTACGCAAGCTGAATGCCCTGACCAACCTGGCCGCGAAATAA
- the pstC gene encoding phosphate ABC transporter permease subunit PstC translates to MQTPTLFALLLLLILVAYGTGFSRAIGTARSRGGIRSLASLPSYYGVHTALWCGLPALIILGCWLAFDDSIIRTLVLGGLADKPESVSGQNLLYSQIQNMAAGNLVGEATPQLTAAAEHLSSLRQSGQWLQTALILILSLGLGSFALLQISPEMRAREKVEKVLRAILLVCACAAIFTTIGILMSVLLESLRFFQAVPVSEFLFGLHWSPQMAMRDDQVGSSGAFGAVPLFTGTLMVSAIAMLVAVPVGLMSAIYLAEYAGNRVRAFAKPLIEILAGVPTVVYGFFAALTVAPFIRELAESIGLEASSESALAAGLVMGVMIIPFVSSLSDDVINAVPQSLRDGALGLGSTKSETVRKVVIPAALPGIVGGVLLAVSRAIGETMIVVMAAGLAANLTANPLESVTTVTVQIVTLLVGDQEFDSPKTLAAFALGLMLFISTLILNFIALHVVKKYREQYD, encoded by the coding sequence ATGCAGACTCCCACGCTCTTCGCCCTGCTGTTGCTGCTGATACTGGTGGCTTATGGCACCGGCTTCAGTCGCGCCATCGGTACCGCCCGCAGCCGCGGTGGAATCCGAAGCTTGGCGTCACTGCCCAGTTATTACGGTGTGCATACTGCACTGTGGTGTGGCTTGCCCGCCCTGATCATCCTGGGGTGCTGGCTGGCTTTCGACGATTCCATCATCCGCACCCTGGTTCTGGGTGGGCTTGCCGACAAGCCGGAGTCCGTGTCCGGGCAGAACCTGCTGTACTCGCAGATCCAGAACATGGCCGCGGGCAATCTGGTCGGCGAGGCCACGCCGCAGTTGACCGCCGCCGCCGAACACCTGAGCAGCCTGCGCCAGAGTGGCCAGTGGCTGCAGACGGCGCTGATCCTGATCCTGTCGCTGGGTCTCGGCTCTTTTGCGCTGCTGCAGATATCCCCGGAAATGCGCGCGCGGGAAAAAGTGGAAAAGGTACTGCGGGCGATACTGCTGGTGTGTGCCTGCGCGGCCATCTTCACCACCATCGGCATCCTGATGTCGGTACTGCTCGAGTCGCTGCGCTTCTTCCAGGCGGTGCCGGTTAGCGAATTTCTGTTTGGCCTGCACTGGAGTCCGCAGATGGCAATGCGTGACGACCAGGTGGGCTCCAGCGGCGCGTTTGGTGCCGTTCCCCTGTTTACCGGCACCCTGATGGTGTCGGCCATCGCCATGTTGGTGGCGGTTCCGGTCGGGTTGATGTCGGCAATCTATCTGGCGGAATACGCCGGCAACCGGGTGCGCGCTTTTGCCAAGCCGCTGATCGAGATTCTCGCCGGTGTGCCTACCGTGGTTTACGGCTTCTTTGCCGCGCTCACTGTCGCTCCTTTTATCCGTGAACTGGCCGAGTCCATTGGCCTCGAAGCTTCCAGCGAAAGTGCGCTGGCCGCCGGTCTGGTCATGGGGGTGATGATCATCCCGTTTGTATCGTCCCTGTCCGACGACGTGATCAACGCGGTGCCCCAGTCCCTGCGCGACGGCGCCCTCGGCCTCGGCTCCACCAAATCGGAAACCGTGCGCAAGGTAGTGATTCCCGCTGCCCTGCCCGGCATTGTCGGTGGTGTGCTGCTGGCGGTATCGCGCGCGATTGGCGAAACCATGATTGTGGTGATGGCCGCGGGCCTCGCCGCAAACCTTACCGCCAACCCGCTGGAGTCGGTCACCACGGTGACCGTACAGATCGTGACCCTGCTGGTTGGCGACCAGGAATTTGATAGCCCGAAAACCCTCGCTGCTTTCGCCCTCGGTCTGATGCTGTTTATCAGCACGCTGATTCTGAACTTTATCGCCCTGCACGTCGTGAAAAAATACCGGGAACAGTATGACTGA
- the pstA gene encoding phosphate ABC transporter permease PstA, with the protein MTDLTQTQVRERIAARLASRHRKEKLFRGLGIASIAFGVLAVLVLFTDIISKGASAFVQADIQLQVTYDPAELGIDKVDDESLAWANFDGVIRAALRERFPDVSGRQDKRELYSLVSNGAGFELRERLQNHPELLGQTETLWFNADDDVDTYVKSLSRTEEGFLGRTSEQKALWIQELRTSGELKKRFNTTFFTNGDSREPEQAGIRAALVGSLFTLLVTLVLSFPIGVAAAIYLEEFAPKNRWTDVIEVNINNLAAVPSIVFGLLGLAIFINFFEMPRSAPLVGGLVLTLMTLPTIIISSRASLKSVPPSIREAAMGMGASRMQVVLHHVLPLAMPGMLTGAIIGMAQALGETAPLLMIGMVAFIVDVPHGITDPSTVLPVQIFLWADSPERAFVERTSAAIMVLLAVLITMNTCAVWLRKKLERRW; encoded by the coding sequence ATGACTGATCTGACTCAAACCCAGGTGCGCGAGCGCATTGCCGCGCGCCTTGCCAGCCGCCACCGCAAGGAAAAGCTGTTCCGCGGCCTCGGTATCGCGAGCATTGCGTTTGGCGTGCTGGCGGTGCTGGTGCTGTTTACCGACATCATCAGCAAGGGCGCCAGCGCCTTTGTGCAGGCGGATATCCAGCTACAGGTAACTTACGACCCGGCGGAACTGGGAATTGACAAGGTAGATGACGAGAGCCTGGCCTGGGCCAACTTTGACGGTGTGATCCGCGCAGCGCTGCGCGAGCGCTTTCCCGATGTGAGTGGTCGTCAAGACAAGCGTGAATTGTACTCCCTGGTATCGAACGGCGCCGGGTTTGAATTGCGCGAGCGCCTGCAAAACCACCCGGAACTGCTGGGGCAGACCGAAACCCTGTGGTTCAACGCCGATGACGATGTCGACACTTATGTAAAAAGCCTGTCCAGGACAGAAGAGGGATTCCTCGGGCGCACCTCCGAGCAGAAGGCCCTGTGGATCCAGGAATTACGCACATCCGGTGAACTGAAAAAGCGCTTCAACACCACCTTCTTTACCAACGGCGATTCCCGCGAGCCGGAGCAGGCGGGCATCCGCGCGGCGTTGGTGGGCTCCCTGTTCACTCTGCTGGTCACGCTGGTGTTGTCTTTCCCCATCGGGGTGGCGGCAGCCATTTACCTGGAAGAGTTTGCACCGAAAAACCGCTGGACCGACGTGATCGAGGTAAACATCAACAACCTGGCCGCGGTGCCGTCCATCGTGTTCGGCCTGCTGGGGCTGGCAATTTTCATCAACTTTTTCGAAATGCCGCGCTCGGCACCGCTTGTGGGTGGCCTGGTGCTGACCCTGATGACGTTGCCGACCATCATCATTTCCAGTCGTGCGTCGCTGAAGTCGGTACCGCCATCGATCCGTGAAGCGGCGATGGGCATGGGTGCCTCGCGCATGCAGGTGGTGCTGCACCATGTGTTGCCGCTGGCGATGCCCGGCATGCTCACCGGCGCCATCATCGGCATGGCGCAGGCCCTCGGCGAAACTGCACCGTTGCTGATGATCGGTATGGTGGCGTTTATCGTCGATGTACCCCACGGCATCACCGATCCGTCAACGGTACTCCCGGTGCAGATATTCCTGTGGGCGGACAGTCCCGAGCGCGCGTTTGTCGAGCGCACCTCCGCCGCGATCATGGTGCTGCTGGCTGTGCTGATCACCATGAATACCTGCGCAGTATGGCTGCGCAAGAAACTCGAGCGCCGCTGGTAA
- the pstB gene encoding phosphate ABC transporter ATP-binding protein PstB, giving the protein MNTMTLNAGEAAPATNDATKKVAETTSVKARTGKPNIEVSGTVGSPFCEDAKLRMRNVNVFYSETQAIHDVSLDIGRNQVVAMIGPSGCGKSTFLRCLNRMNDTIEGCRVEGELSLDGEAIYGPKVDVVPLRARVGMVFQKPNPFPKSIYDNVAYGPKIHGIASRRAELDEIVENSLRRAGLWNEVKDRLDKPGTGLSGGQQQRLCIARAIAVSPEVILMDEPCSALDPIATARIEELIDELRENYTIAIVTHSMQQAARVSQRTAYFHLGKLVEVNDTETVFTNPEHELTEAYITGRFG; this is encoded by the coding sequence ATGAACACCATGACCCTGAATGCCGGCGAAGCTGCACCGGCCACCAACGATGCCACCAAAAAGGTAGCGGAGACGACGTCAGTGAAAGCCAGAACCGGCAAACCCAATATCGAAGTGAGCGGTACCGTAGGATCGCCATTTTGTGAAGATGCCAAGTTGCGTATGCGCAACGTGAACGTGTTTTACAGCGAAACCCAGGCGATTCACGATGTCAGCCTGGATATTGGCCGCAACCAGGTGGTGGCCATGATCGGCCCGTCCGGTTGCGGTAAATCCACCTTCCTGCGCTGCCTCAATCGGATGAACGACACCATCGAAGGTTGTCGTGTGGAAGGTGAACTGAGCCTCGACGGAGAAGCCATCTACGGCCCCAAGGTCGACGTGGTACCACTGCGAGCGCGCGTGGGCATGGTGTTCCAGAAACCGAACCCCTTCCCCAAATCCATCTACGACAACGTCGCCTATGGCCCCAAGATTCATGGCATTGCCAGCCGCCGCGCGGAACTGGACGAGATTGTCGAGAACAGCCTGCGCCGCGCCGGCCTGTGGAATGAAGTGAAGGATCGCCTGGACAAGCCGGGCACAGGCCTTTCCGGTGGCCAGCAGCAGCGGCTGTGTATTGCCCGCGCGATCGCGGTCAGCCCGGAAGTGATCCTGATGGACGAGCCCTGCTCTGCGCTCGATCCAATCGCCACCGCACGCATTGAGGAACTGATCGACGAGCTGCGGGAAAATTACACCATCGCCATCGTCACCCACTCCATGCAGCAGGCGGCGCGGGTCAGCCAGCGCACCGCCTACTTTCACCTGGGCAAGCTGGTGGAGGTCAACGATACCGAGACCGTGTTCACCAACCCGGAACACGAGCTGACAGAAGCCTACATCACCGGCCGTTTCGGCTAA
- the phoU gene encoding phosphate signaling complex protein PhoU — MEMHFDQHISRQFNEDLESLKTEMLEMGGLVTRQVADAVEALASADSELAEKVLKVEEDIDRFEMEVDEHATLIIAKRQPAASDLRMVMSVIRIARDLERVGDEASKIAKMAIALTDEGTAPRGYTEIRHIANAVRKMLNDSLDAYTRFDVKSAMETLAEDEQVDMDYRSAVREMITYMMEDPRSISRVMNVLWTLRSLERIGDHAKNICEQVVYLVKGADIRHGNEQNMR, encoded by the coding sequence ATGGAAATGCATTTCGATCAACACATCTCCCGCCAGTTCAACGAAGATCTTGAGTCACTCAAGACGGAAATGCTGGAAATGGGTGGTCTTGTCACCCGCCAGGTAGCGGACGCTGTTGAGGCGCTCGCCAGTGCCGACAGCGAGCTTGCGGAAAAAGTCCTCAAAGTGGAAGAGGATATCGACCGCTTTGAAATGGAGGTGGATGAGCACGCGACCCTTATCATCGCCAAGCGCCAGCCCGCCGCGTCCGACCTGCGCATGGTCATGTCGGTTATCCGTATCGCCCGTGACCTGGAGCGTGTTGGTGACGAGGCGAGCAAGATTGCCAAAATGGCAATCGCGCTGACCGACGAAGGCACGGCGCCGCGCGGCTATACCGAGATCCGCCACATTGCCAACGCGGTGCGCAAGATGCTCAATGATTCCCTCGACGCCTACACCCGCTTCGATGTCAAATCCGCCATGGAGACCCTCGCCGAAGATGAGCAGGTGGATATGGACTACCGCAGCGCGGTGCGCGAGATGATCACCTACATGATGGAAGACCCGCGCAGTATTTCGCGGGTAATGAACGTACTCTGGACCCTGCGCTCACTCGAGCGTATCGGCGACCACGCGAAGAATATCTGCGAACAGGTCGTGTATCTGGTGAAGGGTGCGGATATCCGTCACGGCAATGAACAGAATATGCGTTAA
- a CDS encoding putative porin — protein sequence MKFKFAALPLMLASAVVSAEQYNSFTDVDYTAADYGSVDVDTLSFNSQYYFGALETLGPRKEFNYILPVSNIYGGFDYIDVNGNDEDALTIGGEYYTGQWKLFGELNDVDSTSVYSAGAGFLFTPNFLAEVEAVKVEDTDTELFVRGKYNHQLSGTDYIGFTAEVDDDFDYRSVSTKYFTALSGGQYLSAQLGLVDTDNSDLYWEGEVEFYFNENTSIGGGYSEDETYFLDATHFFNRNVAGKVAYASNRDFDELDVFSIGVTVQL from the coding sequence ATGAAGTTCAAGTTTGCCGCACTTCCTCTTATGCTGGCCTCTGCCGTTGTTTCCGCAGAGCAGTACAATTCTTTTACCGACGTTGATTACACTGCTGCCGATTACGGCAGTGTCGACGTTGATACGCTGAGCTTTAATTCTCAGTACTATTTTGGCGCTCTGGAGACTCTGGGCCCGCGCAAGGAATTCAACTACATCCTGCCGGTTTCCAATATCTACGGTGGTTTCGATTACATCGATGTGAATGGCAACGATGAAGATGCGCTGACCATCGGTGGTGAATACTACACAGGACAGTGGAAACTGTTTGGCGAGCTGAACGATGTGGACTCCACCAGCGTATACAGCGCCGGTGCCGGCTTCCTGTTTACGCCGAACTTCCTCGCTGAAGTGGAAGCAGTCAAGGTCGAAGATACCGATACTGAGCTGTTCGTTCGCGGTAAATACAACCATCAGCTGAGCGGTACCGACTACATCGGCTTCACCGCTGAAGTGGATGATGATTTTGACTACCGCAGTGTATCCACCAAGTACTTCACTGCGCTGTCTGGTGGCCAGTACCTGTCCGCCCAGCTGGGCCTTGTTGATACCGACAATTCCGACCTGTACTGGGAAGGTGAAGTTGAGTTCTACTTCAACGAAAACACTTCCATCGGCGGTGGCTACTCCGAAGACGAAACCTACTTCCTGGATGCTACCCACTTCTTCAATCGCAATGTCGCCGGCAAGGTTGCCTATGCCTCCAACCGCGACTTTGACGAACTGGATGTATTCAGCATCGGTGTAACCGTACAGCTGTAA